In a single window of the Streptacidiphilus sp. P02-A3a genome:
- a CDS encoding non-ribosomal peptide synthetase/type I polyketide synthase, translating to MDNAIAIVGMSGRFPGAPDVRTFWTNLLAGVSGIVAPTDQDLDAAGVPPHVRDDPAYVRATGALDGIEQFDAEFFGLTPREAQLMDPQQRIFLECAWHALEDCGHRAGEQLPAAVFGGTGANGYLLYNLAPHAWLRDPAHEYSVILGNDKDYLASRASYKLGLAGPSATVQTACSTSLVAVAMACQSLLDYQCDLALAGGSAVVVPHRAGYLYQESGIASPDGTCRPFDADANGTVRGSGAAVVALKRLDDALAAGDTVYAVIRGWAVNNDGSAKAGYTAPSVGAQAEVIALAHQLADVEPATIGFVEAHGTGTTLGDLVEVEALRQAFAGADGRCALGSVKASIGHLDAASGVTGLIKAALAVRHGQVPPTLNFHRPSPAAGLASSRFFVNAEPVDWPVPTGPRRAGVSSLGIGGTNAHVVLEQAPDRPSDAGADAPPLLLPLSARTDTAVRQAAERLADDLERTPADLPMADVAHTLVTGRAVFGSRIHVVAATAGEAAAALRTAAAPPVGGATTRPLAMMFPGQGAQHPGMTESLYRSQPVLRDAVDECAALLRADLGADLRDLLFPGTDPARTAAAAARLERTEYTQPALFTVEYALARLWHSWGVRPDVMVGHSIGEYACACLAGVLSLPDAAHLVALRGRLLAAQPPGGMLSVALAEGELRRRLPPGAAIAAVNAPRQCTVAGPRPELDALAAALTADGVRVTALRTSHAFHSPLVAGAVEPFRRAVGQLTLNPPRQAYVSSVTGAPITAEQATDPGYWADQLVQPVRWQQALRTAAGPRAVLLEVGPGQSLGALARLGLDVDAGHVVAATLPRPGGDERRAVLEAAGLLWEAGVAVDLTAVNGAPGHRVPLPGYPFQRRRHWIDAPQRPTDDGAPAADPRPRPVTAPDGPGAADTEAVRAAVDQAWAEVLLGAPPAPEDDFFQQGGQSLIGVQLLSRISQLVKVRLPLQLIFDHPTPHRLALAVVAEALRGAARPDLPITPADRGGALALSPAQERLWVIEQLEPGGSAYNVPQTLMLDGELDRAALERTFTALVARHEALRTRIGTHGDAPVQVVGEPYRVTVPLLLPGGGTGDTEAEAGRMALAELQRPFDLVHGPLLRAALIRISARRHLLVVTVHHLVTDGWSYLVLTRELVELYDAFTTGREPQLPPAPLQAADHAAWQRALVSGGHLAEQTAFWTEYLDGAPTALQLPTDRPRPAVQRHVGRRHRIQVPAALTRQLAALSAARGATPFATLLALFAAVLHAHADTRDLLVATPVAGRDRAELEGIVGYLVNTVVVRARLDGVGTAAELVDRVRESALKALSNPDVPFDQVVHLAGAGRQLDRNPLAQVLFTLENRINGDVRLAGLELSPVDLDPGIAQFDLALHLQERPDDGLDGWFEYDQELFQPDTVARLAEHFLEVLRRAVADPEQSLAALVRVPDQVRRLLTEVWNTGAERLPETDSLVDLFAAAVAAGPDRPAVVDGGRTCRYRELDQASDRIAALLTGHGTVPGDRVGVLLERGTDLIASVLGVLKTGAAYVPLDPTHPAERLGLAVADSGVRLVLTQRSLADRQPPGEVVPLFVDRPGADAPAVGFRPRPVDPLSPAYVIYTSGSTGRPKGVEVSHHNVVRLLRSSQRHFGFGPDDVFAQFFSHAFDVSVWEVFGALCHGAALVVVPYWTSRDPDAVVRLLAERRVTVLNQTPSSFQSLIEADGRSTAGPSALRAVVLCGENLDVGILGPWFDRHGDQRPEIVNMYGITETTVHTTYRRMTAADVRREVGTPIGTALPDLVIRLLDQDGELVPVGRAAEICVGGPGVALGYLNRPELTAGRFVADPFDPRPGARLYRSGDLARYGGDGELYYLGRADHQVQIRGYRVEPGEVQTVLAGHPGLAGAVVVSTTAPDGGTELVGYPVPQPGAEPPSTAELRDFLGGRVPEYMVPTHLVPIAEIPLTVNGKVDRDALPAPVRRTPTSRVAGTPVEKEVCQIWCELLGASSVGVDDVFFEIGGNSLSVVRARNRLTQRFGVELPLRALFEEPTAAAAARMVTAALSAAGGPRAATGEPLTDPAAPSPLSPEQEGIYLAEQVTPGTSAFHIGTVVRLRGALDPDRLADALTQVVARQEALRVGFVDTPDGVRMRLAEPGPGPLTVRQPPAGGDPEAFAAELYQRELARPFDLEQPPLARAALVPAGEREQLLVLVVHHLVCDGWSLGVLLDELAAAYADGPRPLPATGYREAAARARARTESGETAADLEWWRRHLDRHPVGAPLPELPGAPASGPFRATRRTMTLPAELRGQVMAACRVLGATPFALLATAFQLALTSVGVAAPVLGFPTAGRTPADEGLVGCFIRTAVLPSAERAPTFADAVGGTRDHLVAALEHGSVPADAARPRQDLYHAWFVLQNTPPTGPGPGGTVVQPVPQRTGTTKFRLALDITDTGDELVCWWDYAADVLGEELPQRVADGFLTVLTAAVAEPATALDELLAAARTAPATRRPRAGLRSVSRRAPSHPAAPHPAPQPDQHRRHGDTKQGDECS from the coding sequence ATGGACAACGCCATCGCCATCGTCGGGATGTCGGGACGGTTCCCCGGCGCCCCGGACGTGCGGACCTTCTGGACGAACCTGCTGGCCGGTGTCAGCGGCATCGTCGCTCCGACCGACCAGGACCTGGACGCCGCCGGAGTGCCGCCGCACGTCCGTGACGATCCCGCCTACGTGCGGGCCACCGGCGCACTCGACGGGATCGAGCAGTTCGACGCGGAGTTCTTCGGCCTGACGCCCCGCGAGGCGCAGCTGATGGACCCGCAGCAGCGGATCTTCCTGGAGTGCGCCTGGCACGCCCTGGAGGACTGCGGCCACCGGGCTGGTGAACAGCTTCCGGCCGCCGTCTTCGGCGGCACCGGAGCCAACGGCTACCTGCTGTACAACCTGGCGCCGCACGCCTGGCTGCGCGACCCCGCGCACGAGTACTCGGTGATCCTCGGCAACGACAAGGACTACCTGGCGTCCCGCGCCTCCTACAAGCTCGGCCTGGCCGGACCGAGCGCCACCGTGCAGACGGCCTGCTCGACCTCGCTGGTCGCGGTCGCCATGGCCTGCCAGAGCCTGCTGGACTACCAGTGCGACCTGGCCCTGGCGGGCGGATCGGCGGTGGTCGTCCCGCACCGCGCCGGCTACCTGTACCAGGAGAGCGGGATCGCCTCCCCGGACGGCACCTGCCGCCCCTTCGACGCGGACGCCAACGGCACCGTGCGCGGCAGCGGCGCCGCCGTGGTGGCCCTCAAGCGGCTCGATGACGCGCTCGCGGCGGGGGACACCGTGTACGCGGTGATCCGCGGCTGGGCGGTCAACAACGACGGCTCGGCCAAGGCCGGGTACACCGCGCCCTCGGTCGGCGCGCAGGCCGAGGTGATCGCCCTGGCCCACCAGCTCGCCGACGTGGAACCGGCGACGATCGGCTTCGTCGAGGCCCACGGCACCGGGACCACCCTCGGCGACCTGGTCGAGGTCGAGGCGCTGCGCCAGGCCTTCGCGGGCGCCGACGGGCGCTGCGCGCTGGGGTCGGTCAAGGCGTCGATCGGGCACCTCGACGCGGCGTCCGGGGTGACCGGCCTGATCAAGGCCGCGCTCGCGGTGCGGCACGGCCAGGTGCCGCCGACGCTGAACTTCCACCGGCCCAGCCCCGCCGCGGGGTTGGCGAGCAGCCGGTTCTTCGTCAACGCCGAACCGGTGGACTGGCCGGTGCCCACCGGGCCGCGCCGGGCCGGGGTCAGCTCGCTGGGCATCGGCGGCACCAACGCGCACGTGGTGCTGGAGCAGGCGCCCGACCGGCCGTCGGACGCCGGGGCGGACGCGCCCCCGCTGCTGCTGCCGCTCTCCGCGCGCACCGACACCGCCGTGCGGCAGGCCGCCGAGCGGCTGGCCGACGACCTGGAGCGGACCCCCGCCGACCTGCCGATGGCGGACGTCGCGCACACCCTGGTCACCGGGCGGGCCGTGTTCGGCTCCCGGATCCACGTGGTCGCGGCCACGGCCGGGGAGGCCGCGGCGGCCCTGCGCACGGCCGCCGCGCCACCCGTCGGCGGCGCGACCACCCGCCCGCTGGCGATGATGTTCCCCGGCCAGGGCGCCCAGCACCCGGGGATGACCGAGTCGCTGTACCGCTCCCAGCCGGTGCTGCGCGACGCGGTCGACGAGTGCGCCGCACTGCTGCGCGCCGACCTCGGAGCGGACCTGCGCGACCTGCTCTTCCCCGGGACCGACCCCGCCCGCACCGCCGCGGCGGCGGCCCGGCTGGAACGCACCGAGTACACCCAGCCCGCCCTGTTCACCGTGGAGTACGCGCTGGCCCGGCTGTGGCACAGCTGGGGCGTGCGCCCCGACGTGATGGTGGGGCACAGCATCGGCGAGTACGCCTGCGCCTGCCTGGCCGGGGTGCTCAGTCTGCCCGACGCCGCGCACCTGGTCGCACTCCGCGGCCGACTGCTCGCGGCCCAACCCCCCGGCGGCATGCTGTCGGTGGCACTGGCCGAGGGCGAGCTGCGCCGACGGCTGCCGCCGGGCGCGGCGATCGCCGCGGTCAACGCCCCCAGGCAGTGCACGGTCGCCGGCCCGCGCCCGGAACTGGACGCGCTCGCCGCCGCGCTCACCGCCGACGGGGTGCGGGTCACCGCCCTGCGCACCTCGCACGCCTTCCACTCGCCGCTGGTCGCGGGCGCCGTCGAACCGTTCCGGCGCGCGGTCGGGCAGCTGACGCTGAACCCGCCACGGCAGGCCTACGTCTCCTCCGTCACCGGCGCGCCGATCACCGCCGAACAGGCCACCGACCCCGGCTACTGGGCCGATCAACTGGTACAGCCGGTGCGCTGGCAGCAGGCGCTGCGGACCGCCGCCGGTCCCCGCGCCGTCCTGCTGGAGGTCGGCCCGGGCCAGTCGCTGGGCGCGCTGGCCCGGCTGGGCCTGGACGTCGACGCGGGGCACGTGGTCGCCGCCACCCTGCCGCGACCCGGCGGGGACGAGCGGCGCGCGGTGCTGGAGGCGGCCGGACTGCTCTGGGAAGCGGGCGTCGCGGTCGACCTTACCGCCGTGAACGGCGCCCCCGGCCACCGGGTCCCGCTACCCGGATACCCGTTCCAGCGCCGCCGCCACTGGATCGACGCGCCGCAGCGGCCGACCGACGACGGCGCACCGGCCGCCGACCCGCGGCCGCGCCCGGTCACCGCCCCGGACGGCCCCGGGGCGGCGGACACCGAGGCGGTCCGGGCCGCCGTCGACCAGGCGTGGGCGGAGGTGCTGCTCGGCGCCCCACCGGCGCCGGAGGACGACTTCTTCCAGCAGGGCGGCCAGTCCCTGATCGGCGTGCAACTGCTCTCCAGGATCTCCCAGTTGGTCAAGGTCCGGCTGCCACTGCAACTGATCTTCGACCACCCGACCCCGCACCGGCTGGCGCTCGCGGTCGTGGCCGAGGCACTGCGCGGCGCCGCCCGTCCGGACCTGCCGATCACCCCGGCCGACCGCGGCGGCGCCCTCGCCCTCTCACCCGCCCAGGAACGCCTGTGGGTGATCGAGCAGTTGGAGCCCGGCGGCAGCGCCTACAACGTGCCGCAGACCCTGATGCTGGACGGCGAACTCGACCGGGCGGCGCTGGAGCGGACGTTCACCGCGCTGGTCGCCCGGCACGAGGCGCTGCGCACCCGGATCGGGACGCACGGCGACGCGCCGGTGCAGGTCGTCGGCGAACCGTACCGGGTCACCGTGCCGCTGCTGCTGCCGGGCGGCGGGACCGGGGACACCGAGGCCGAGGCCGGGCGGATGGCGCTGGCCGAGCTCCAACGGCCGTTCGACCTGGTGCACGGCCCGCTGCTGCGCGCCGCGCTGATCCGGATCTCCGCCCGGCGGCACCTGCTGGTGGTGACCGTGCACCACCTGGTCACCGACGGCTGGTCCTACCTGGTGCTCACCCGCGAACTCGTGGAGCTGTACGACGCGTTCACCACCGGCCGGGAACCGCAGCTGCCGCCCGCGCCGCTCCAGGCCGCCGACCACGCCGCCTGGCAGCGCGCCCTGGTCAGCGGCGGCCACCTGGCCGAGCAGACCGCGTTCTGGACGGAGTACCTGGACGGCGCGCCCACCGCGCTGCAACTGCCGACCGACCGGCCGCGCCCGGCGGTCCAGCGCCACGTCGGCCGACGGCACCGGATCCAGGTGCCCGCGGCCCTCACCCGGCAGCTGGCCGCGCTGAGCGCCGCGCGGGGCGCCACCCCGTTCGCTACCCTGCTGGCGCTGTTCGCCGCCGTGCTGCACGCCCACGCCGACACCCGGGACCTGCTGGTGGCGACCCCGGTGGCCGGACGCGACCGGGCCGAACTCGAAGGCATCGTCGGCTACCTGGTGAACACCGTGGTGGTGCGCGCCCGGCTCGACGGCGTCGGGACCGCCGCCGAACTGGTCGACCGGGTCCGCGAGAGCGCCCTCAAGGCGCTCAGCAACCCGGACGTGCCGTTCGACCAGGTCGTCCACCTCGCCGGGGCCGGGCGGCAGCTGGACCGCAACCCGCTGGCCCAGGTGCTGTTCACGCTGGAGAACCGGATCAACGGGGACGTGCGGCTGGCCGGTCTGGAGCTGTCGCCGGTCGACCTCGACCCGGGGATCGCCCAGTTCGACCTCGCCCTGCACCTCCAGGAGCGGCCGGACGACGGCCTGGACGGCTGGTTCGAGTACGACCAGGAGCTGTTCCAGCCGGACACCGTGGCCCGGCTCGCCGAGCACTTCCTGGAGGTGCTGCGGCGCGCGGTGGCCGATCCGGAGCAGAGCCTGGCCGCGCTGGTCCGGGTCCCGGACCAGGTCCGGCGGCTGCTCACCGAGGTGTGGAACACCGGTGCCGAGCGGCTGCCGGAGACGGACTCGCTGGTCGACCTGTTCGCCGCCGCGGTCGCCGCCGGACCGGACCGGCCCGCGGTGGTCGACGGCGGGCGCACCTGCCGCTACCGGGAGCTCGACCAGGCGTCGGACCGGATCGCCGCCCTGCTCACCGGCCACGGGACGGTCCCCGGCGACCGGGTCGGCGTGCTGCTGGAACGCGGCACGGACCTGATCGCCTCGGTGCTCGGCGTGCTCAAGACCGGCGCCGCGTACGTGCCGCTGGACCCCACGCACCCGGCCGAACGGCTCGGGCTGGCGGTCGCCGACAGCGGCGTCCGACTGGTGCTGACGCAGCGGTCCCTGGCCGACCGGCAGCCGCCCGGCGAGGTGGTCCCGCTGTTCGTGGACCGCCCCGGGGCCGACGCCCCGGCGGTCGGCTTCCGGCCCCGCCCGGTGGACCCGCTGAGCCCGGCGTACGTCATCTACACCTCCGGCTCGACCGGCCGCCCGAAGGGCGTCGAGGTGAGCCACCACAACGTGGTGCGGTTGCTGAGGTCGAGTCAGCGGCACTTCGGCTTCGGCCCCGACGACGTGTTCGCGCAGTTCTTCTCGCACGCCTTCGACGTCTCGGTGTGGGAGGTCTTCGGGGCGCTGTGCCACGGCGCGGCGCTGGTGGTGGTGCCGTACTGGACCAGCCGCGACCCGGACGCGGTGGTCCGGCTGCTGGCCGAGCGGCGGGTCACGGTGCTCAACCAGACCCCGTCGTCCTTCCAGTCGCTGATCGAGGCCGACGGCCGGTCCACGGCCGGTCCGTCGGCGCTGCGCGCGGTCGTGCTCTGCGGCGAGAACCTGGACGTCGGCATCCTCGGCCCGTGGTTCGACCGGCACGGCGACCAGCGGCCGGAGATCGTCAACATGTACGGGATCACCGAGACCACGGTGCACACCACGTACCGCCGGATGACCGCCGCCGACGTCCGCCGCGAGGTCGGCACGCCCATCGGCACGGCCCTGCCCGACCTGGTGATCCGGCTGCTGGACCAGGACGGCGAGCTGGTGCCGGTCGGCAGGGCGGCGGAGATCTGCGTCGGCGGTCCGGGCGTGGCCCTGGGGTACCTCAACCGGCCGGAGCTGACCGCCGGGCGCTTCGTCGCCGACCCGTTCGACCCCCGGCCCGGGGCCCGGCTGTACCGCTCGGGCGACCTGGCCCGCTACGGCGGCGACGGAGAGCTCTACTACCTCGGCCGGGCCGACCACCAGGTCCAGATCCGCGGCTACCGGGTCGAACCGGGCGAGGTGCAGACCGTGCTCGCCGGACACCCCGGGCTGGCCGGGGCGGTGGTGGTCTCCACCACGGCGCCCGACGGCGGCACCGAACTCGTCGGCTACCCGGTGCCGCAGCCCGGTGCCGAGCCGCCGAGCACCGCCGAGCTGCGGGACTTCCTCGGCGGCCGGGTGCCGGAGTACATGGTGCCCACCCACCTGGTGCCGATCGCCGAGATCCCGCTGACGGTGAACGGCAAGGTCGACCGGGACGCGCTGCCCGCGCCGGTACGGCGGACGCCGACCTCGCGGGTCGCCGGGACCCCGGTGGAGAAGGAGGTCTGCCAGATCTGGTGCGAGCTGCTCGGCGCGTCCTCGGTCGGCGTCGACGACGTCTTCTTCGAGATCGGCGGGAACTCGCTCTCGGTGGTGCGGGCCAGGAACCGGCTGACCCAGCGCTTCGGCGTGGAACTGCCGCTGCGGGCCCTGTTCGAGGAGCCGACCGCGGCCGCCGCCGCCCGCATGGTCACCGCCGCCCTGTCGGCCGCGGGCGGTCCGCGGGCGGCGACCGGCGAGCCGCTGACCGACCCGGCCGCGCCGTCCCCGCTCTCACCCGAGCAGGAGGGCATCTACCTGGCCGAACAGGTGACGCCCGGCACCTCCGCCTTCCACATCGGAACGGTGGTGCGGCTGCGCGGAGCACTCGACCCGGACCGGCTGGCGGACGCGCTCACCCAGGTGGTGGCCCGGCAGGAGGCGCTGCGGGTCGGCTTCGTGGACACCCCCGACGGTGTCCGGATGCGGCTCGCCGAACCCGGCCCCGGACCGCTGACGGTGCGGCAGCCGCCCGCCGGAGGGGACCCGGAGGCCTTCGCCGCCGAGCTGTACCAGCGGGAGCTGGCCCGCCCCTTCGACCTGGAGCAGCCACCGCTGGCGCGGGCCGCACTCGTCCCGGCGGGGGAGCGGGAGCAGCTGCTGGTACTGGTGGTCCACCACCTGGTCTGCGACGGCTGGTCACTGGGCGTGCTGCTGGACGAGCTCGCGGCGGCCTACGCCGACGGCCCCCGGCCGCTCCCGGCCACCGGCTACCGCGAGGCGGCCGCCCGCGCCCGGGCCCGGACGGAGTCCGGCGAGACCGCGGCGGACCTGGAGTGGTGGCGCCGTCACCTGGACCGCCACCCGGTCGGCGCACCGCTGCCGGAACTGCCCGGGGCGCCCGCGAGCGGCCCGTTCCGGGCCACCCGGCGGACCATGACGCTGCCCGCGGAGCTGCGCGGCCAGGTCATGGCGGCCTGCCGGGTACTCGGCGCGACCCCGTTCGCGCTGCTGGCCACCGCCTTCCAACTGGCGCTGACCTCGGTCGGCGTCGCGGCCCCGGTACTCGGCTTCCCGACGGCCGGCCGCACCCCGGCGGACGAGGGCCTGGTCGGCTGCTTCATCCGCACCGCCGTGCTGCCCTCCGCCGAGCGCGCCCCGACCTTCGCCGACGCGGTGGGCGGGACCCGCGACCACCTGGTGGCCGCCCTGGAGCACGGCTCGGTACCGGCGGACGCCGCCCGGCCCCGCCAGGACCTGTACCACGCCTGGTTCGTACTGCAGAACACGCCGCCGACCGGCCCCGGCCCGGGCGGCACCGTCGTACAGCCGGTCCCGCAGCGGACCGGCACCACCAAGTTCCGGCTGGCGCTGGACATCACCGACACCGGCGACGAACTCGTCTGCTGGTGGGACTACGCGGCCGACGTGCTCGGCGAGGAACTGCCGCAGCGGGTGGCCGACGGCTTCCTCACGGTCCTGACGGCGGCCGTGGCCGAACCGGCGACCGCCCTGGACGAACTGCTCGCGGCGGCCCGAACGGCACCCGCGACCCGGCGGCCCAGGGCCGGGCTCCGCTCGGTCTCCCGGCGCGCCCCTTCCCACCCGGCTGCTCCCCACCCGGCCCCGCAGCCCGACCAGCACCGCCGGCACGGCGACACCAAGCAAGGAGATGAGTGTTCATGA
- a CDS encoding TauD/TfdA family dioxygenase, with protein sequence MSAQFTRAGTVRRVVRSASGPDAVTIEPLTADSRVPMVVRPKEAGTDLATWAAAGRDWVSERLLEHRALLFRGWPVTDAPAFQRFVAAVSESEPLQYRDRSTPRDEVGQNVYLSTTYPAAERIEPHNEGTYWSTWPQKLFFCCLVAPPVGGETPIADNRRVIERIPAPVRERLERLGVRYVRNYNSGFGLTWQEAYQTDSREDAERYAEANGTATEWLDGGRLRTVQIRPAVRTHPVTGEKLWFNHAGFFHISSRDPQMREALVEALGVDGLPTNTAHGDGSPIPDEDVRAINEAYLAEETAFRWETGDVMLLDNMTMAHARRPYQGDRKIVVAMTDPVTAEGIGQADGTAATEGEEAR encoded by the coding sequence ATGAGCGCGCAGTTCACACGCGCGGGGACGGTCCGCAGGGTGGTCCGGTCCGCGTCCGGCCCCGACGCCGTCACGATCGAGCCGCTGACCGCCGACAGCCGCGTGCCGATGGTGGTCCGCCCGAAGGAGGCCGGGACCGACCTGGCGACCTGGGCCGCCGCGGGCCGCGACTGGGTGAGCGAGCGGCTGCTGGAACACCGCGCCCTGCTGTTCCGCGGCTGGCCGGTGACGGACGCCCCGGCCTTCCAGCGGTTCGTCGCCGCGGTCTCCGAGAGCGAGCCGCTGCAATACCGGGACCGGTCCACCCCGAGGGACGAGGTGGGCCAGAACGTCTACCTGTCCACCACCTACCCGGCGGCCGAGCGGATCGAGCCGCACAACGAGGGCACCTACTGGTCGACCTGGCCGCAGAAGCTGTTCTTCTGCTGCCTGGTCGCACCGCCGGTCGGCGGCGAGACCCCGATCGCCGACAACCGCCGGGTCATCGAACGGATCCCGGCGCCGGTCCGCGAGCGGCTGGAACGGCTCGGCGTGCGCTACGTGCGCAACTACAACAGCGGCTTCGGCCTCACCTGGCAGGAGGCGTACCAGACCGACTCCCGGGAGGACGCCGAGCGCTACGCCGAGGCCAACGGCACCGCCACCGAGTGGCTGGACGGCGGCCGCCTGCGGACCGTGCAGATCCGCCCGGCCGTACGCACCCATCCGGTCACCGGCGAGAAGCTCTGGTTCAACCACGCCGGGTTCTTCCACATCTCCAGCCGCGACCCGCAGATGCGCGAGGCACTGGTCGAGGCGCTGGGCGTGGACGGCCTGCCGACCAACACCGCCCACGGCGACGGCTCGCCGATCCCCGACGAGGACGTGCGGGCCATCAACGAGGCGTACCTCGCCGAGGAGACCGCCTTCCGCTGGGAGACGGGCGACGTGATGCTGCTGGACAACATGACCATGGCGCACGCGCGCCGCCCCTACCAGGGCGACCGCAAGATCGTGGTGGCGATGACCGACCCGGTGACCGCCGAGGGCATCGGACAGGCCGACGGGACCGCCGCGACCGAGGGCGAGGAGGCGCGATGA